A portion of the Leptospira wolbachii serovar Codice str. CDC genome contains these proteins:
- a CDS encoding NAD(P)-binding domain-containing protein yields MWPSFYFRWLTKFVPTGTVEIYPELSDSYETNLPNVFIIGDLTGVPLLKLAAESGVNVWKHIRNNKTNCLDAVIIGSGPAGLSCAYEASRLGKKYVVLEANLPFQTIQSYPKQKPIFAEPKGLEPLSKLKIQDSIKEDLLDYLNALLKKEPIELHSGKRVSSIRNDGSLYIVETETGDSYLTHSVVIAIGKSGDPKRLGVKGESSPSVSYRLFDPSDTKDKSIVIVGGGDSAVEAAIACSSYANEVVLIHRGKEFPRAKEENRKTLEVKVQEGKIKLLMEAEVTEISEQNIFVKTILSSIKLKSDLVYVLIGTTPPISFLKKIGIKIQNEKSFSDWVGFSSLFSFAVLAYFGKASFYGPGWFSPLATAFASISVLSLSLFVYLKLKAGLGAFQPWVFIRNTYLLGAFVYFLYVYLAATYFSHTLFGKYPSFHYTMLYSLTILVFGVRRILVRKTDYIFYQTLSLIFIQVLFLFLLPELILPALGDLGYLGSPEGYIRTEIFPNDAYWKAYGFILAWPLSMGVLYDSGITNFWLGYGILFSFVFIPLLVYRYGKGAYCGWICSCGGLAETLGDEHRQKMPHGKWAYRLEHSGQYILLVAFLLTLLKLVGVYGKLMDPSLVMSEAIADSVKWIYDIVVDIGLAGVVGVGFYFLFSGRIWCRMFCPLASLMHIYAKFSRFRIFSDKKKCISCNICTKNCHQGIDVMGYASRGIPMDSVQCVRCSACVSLCPTDVLEFGQLTASGVRYDSIQAKLRK; encoded by the coding sequence ATGTGGCCATCTTTTTATTTTCGTTGGTTAACCAAATTTGTCCCGACGGGGACTGTGGAAATATACCCAGAACTATCAGATTCGTATGAAACGAATCTTCCGAATGTATTTATCATCGGGGACCTAACGGGAGTTCCGCTGCTAAAATTGGCGGCCGAAAGCGGAGTAAATGTTTGGAAACACATCAGAAATAATAAGACAAATTGTTTGGACGCAGTGATTATTGGATCTGGGCCTGCTGGTTTGTCTTGTGCCTATGAAGCCAGTCGTTTGGGAAAAAAATATGTGGTTCTCGAGGCAAACCTACCATTCCAGACCATCCAAAGTTATCCAAAACAAAAACCAATCTTTGCTGAACCCAAAGGCTTAGAACCTTTATCTAAACTTAAAATTCAAGATTCAATCAAAGAGGATTTGTTAGATTATCTCAATGCGTTACTAAAAAAAGAACCAATCGAATTACATTCTGGTAAACGAGTTTCTTCCATTCGGAATGATGGTTCTCTTTACATTGTAGAAACCGAAACTGGGGATTCTTATCTTACCCATTCCGTAGTGATTGCGATCGGAAAATCGGGTGACCCAAAAAGGTTAGGTGTGAAAGGTGAATCGAGTCCTTCTGTATCTTACCGTCTCTTCGATCCTTCTGATACCAAGGATAAGTCTATTGTAATCGTCGGTGGCGGTGATAGTGCCGTCGAAGCCGCTATCGCATGTTCAAGTTATGCGAATGAAGTAGTTTTGATTCATAGAGGAAAGGAGTTTCCAAGGGCGAAAGAGGAAAATAGAAAAACTTTAGAGGTGAAGGTTCAGGAGGGAAAAATAAAACTTCTTATGGAAGCAGAGGTGACTGAAATTTCTGAGCAAAATATTTTTGTGAAAACTATTCTCTCATCTATCAAACTAAAATCTGATTTAGTTTATGTTTTGATTGGAACAACACCGCCAATTTCGTTTTTAAAAAAAATAGGAATCAAAATCCAAAATGAAAAATCATTTTCGGATTGGGTAGGATTCTCTTCTCTTTTTTCATTCGCTGTTCTTGCCTATTTCGGAAAAGCTTCTTTCTATGGACCGGGCTGGTTCTCCCCATTAGCCACAGCCTTCGCTAGTATATCGGTTCTTTCTTTGTCCCTTTTTGTTTATTTAAAGCTCAAGGCTGGACTCGGTGCTTTTCAACCTTGGGTTTTTATAAGAAACACCTATCTCCTCGGAGCCTTCGTTTATTTTCTTTATGTGTATCTGGCAGCTACTTATTTCAGTCATACTCTTTTTGGAAAGTATCCTTCCTTCCACTATACTATGTTATACTCTCTAACCATATTGGTTTTTGGAGTTCGAAGGATTTTAGTTCGGAAAACGGATTATATTTTTTACCAAACACTTAGTTTGATTTTTATACAGGTTTTATTTTTGTTTTTGTTGCCTGAATTGATTTTACCTGCTCTGGGAGATTTGGGTTACTTAGGTAGCCCCGAAGGATATATCCGTACAGAGATTTTTCCGAATGATGCGTATTGGAAAGCATACGGATTTATTTTGGCCTGGCCCTTAAGTATGGGGGTTTTGTATGATAGTGGAATCACCAATTTCTGGTTAGGTTATGGAATTCTCTTCAGTTTTGTATTCATTCCTTTGCTGGTTTATCGGTATGGAAAGGGTGCTTATTGTGGTTGGATTTGTTCTTGCGGTGGCCTTGCGGAAACATTAGGTGATGAACATAGACAAAAGATGCCTCACGGAAAATGGGCTTATCGATTGGAACACTCTGGACAATACATCTTGCTCGTTGCTTTTCTCCTTACGCTACTCAAGTTAGTTGGAGTCTACGGTAAGCTAATGGATCCAAGTTTAGTCATGAGTGAGGCTATTGCTGATTCTGTAAAATGGATTTATGATATCGTTGTAGATATTGGACTTGCAGGTGTAGTGGGTGTTGGTTTTTACTTTCTGTTTTCTGGACGGATATGGTGTCGGATGTTCTGCCCTCTGGCATCCCTAATGCATATTTATGCTAAGTTCAGTCGATTCCGAATATTTTCCGATAAAAAGAAATGTATCTCTTGTAATATCTGTACAAAAAATTGCCATCAAGGAATTGATGTTATGGGTTATGCCAGCCGAGGAATTCCAATGGATAGCGTACAATGTGTGCGTTGTTCTGCTTGTGTGTCTCTTTGTCCGACCGATGTATTGGAATTTGGACAGTTGACTGCTTCTGGAGTTCGGTATGACTCTATTCAGGCAAAGTTACGGAAATAG
- a CDS encoding glycerate kinase type-2 family protein: MNSLREDIETLFVEGVRAATPKFLSLEFWNQHSELKKILNNPDKKTYVFALGKAAYAMALSFQEYFSVDAGFILTKYDHLPEEIRSKGQMGVWKCREASHPIPDTNSELYSREVLQDLLGLDENHQLVVLLSGGGSSLFEIPELGFSINDVVQLNQTLLRQGLPIHEINAERKKYSAVKSGKLLKLLNPNLKVYTFAISDVLGDDPSIIASGPSYPGSEYYIMGNLSASLAAMKKKAKMLGFEVKVISDVWDHSSEDTAELMFNEFIRAKKNDKKQAILLGGEMVCPVLGDGKGGRNQETALRMAILTGSLDKDRDWMFLSCGTDGTDGPTDAAGGIVGPETWEEMKAKGWDAKRELNRSNSYPILKDTNSLLFTGATGTNVNDLLVLLLAERNS; the protein is encoded by the coding sequence TTGAACAGTTTAAGAGAAGACATCGAAACTCTTTTTGTTGAGGGTGTTCGTGCCGCAACACCCAAATTTCTTTCGTTAGAGTTTTGGAACCAACATTCCGAATTAAAGAAAATTCTAAACAATCCAGATAAAAAAACTTATGTTTTTGCTCTAGGGAAAGCAGCTTATGCAATGGCACTGTCTTTTCAGGAATATTTTTCAGTCGATGCAGGTTTTATCCTCACAAAATACGATCACCTTCCAGAAGAGATCAGATCCAAAGGTCAGATGGGGGTTTGGAAATGTAGAGAGGCATCTCATCCTATCCCAGATACAAATTCCGAATTATATTCTCGCGAAGTTTTACAAGATCTTTTGGGTTTAGATGAAAACCACCAATTGGTTGTTTTGTTATCGGGAGGAGGGTCTAGTTTATTCGAAATTCCAGAACTTGGATTTAGTATAAATGATGTAGTCCAATTAAATCAAACTTTATTAAGACAGGGACTTCCCATCCATGAGATCAATGCGGAGAGGAAAAAATATTCTGCTGTAAAATCAGGTAAGTTATTAAAACTTTTGAATCCAAATTTGAAGGTTTATACTTTTGCGATCTCTGATGTATTAGGTGACGATCCATCAATCATTGCGTCAGGACCAAGTTATCCTGGGAGTGAGTATTATATTATGGGGAATTTATCTGCCTCCCTAGCTGCTATGAAAAAAAAAGCAAAGATGTTAGGTTTCGAGGTTAAAGTCATTTCTGACGTTTGGGACCACTCTAGTGAAGATACCGCAGAACTTATGTTTAACGAATTTATAAGAGCCAAAAAAAATGATAAAAAACAAGCCATTTTACTAGGTGGTGAAATGGTTTGTCCAGTTCTTGGAGATGGCAAAGGGGGACGTAACCAAGAGACTGCACTTCGAATGGCCATCCTTACAGGATCTTTAGATAAAGATAGGGATTGGATGTTTCTTTCGTGTGGAACGGACGGAACAGATGGACCCACCGATGCTGCCGGTGGGATTGTAGGACCAGAAACTTGGGAGGAAATGAAGGCAAAAGGTTGGGACGCAAAGAGAGAACTTAATCGATCCAATTCTTATCCCATATTAAAAGATACAAATTCCCTTCTTTTCACAGGTGCCACGGGAACCAATGTAAATGATCTTTTGGTTCTTTTATTAGCGGAAAGGAATTCCTAG
- a CDS encoding C69 family dipeptidase has product MCDTSLATEKFTKTQKRIFAKNSDREPNEAQAILHVPRLEHKKGSLLRTTYIEIPQTPVTYEVFLSKPFHMWGAEMGVNEFGLCIGNEAVFTNLKISKKNDGLTGMDLIRLALERCKSAKDGLFLITELLEKYGQDACGGYENKSFFYHNSFIIADRKDGYVLETADRYWVAKKIDSFYAISNGLTIGSDFDYSSPNLIDKLRKTSNRDFSFKDHFSDQFYTYMSHCKDRRKLHENTAENLEKETASYTAKQAMETLKTHFVETDEFEPSSSSMKSLCLHATGPTTPNQTNGSLIVEWDTSETNQDPLRVFYTGTSTPCLSLFKPFFFGTKNFLDSSSLLSKQAYSETLWWLHESIARKSNFDYQAVRSILVPALIGLQESVFNISKEFLSPQKKEEVQWRFLKDHVNILKKVDEELIHSKIGRSRWQNPLFQIYWSGQNRKLGIPFR; this is encoded by the coding sequence ATGTGTGACACCTCTCTTGCCACTGAAAAATTTACCAAGACTCAAAAAAGAATCTTTGCCAAAAACTCGGATCGCGAACCAAACGAAGCACAAGCCATACTTCACGTTCCTCGTTTAGAACATAAAAAAGGTTCTTTATTACGTACAACTTATATAGAAATTCCCCAAACTCCCGTTACTTATGAAGTTTTTTTAAGTAAACCCTTCCATATGTGGGGTGCTGAAATGGGTGTGAATGAATTTGGTCTTTGTATTGGAAATGAAGCAGTTTTTACGAACTTAAAAATTTCTAAAAAAAACGATGGTTTAACTGGAATGGACCTAATTCGTTTAGCATTAGAACGATGTAAGTCTGCAAAAGATGGGTTGTTTCTTATCACCGAATTACTAGAGAAATACGGACAAGATGCTTGCGGTGGGTATGAAAATAAGTCGTTTTTCTATCATAACAGTTTCATTATTGCTGACCGTAAGGATGGTTACGTTTTAGAAACTGCTGACAGGTATTGGGTGGCAAAAAAAATAGATTCGTTTTATGCCATATCTAATGGACTTACCATTGGTTCCGACTTTGACTACTCTTCTCCTAATCTAATTGATAAATTACGAAAGACATCCAATAGAGATTTTTCTTTTAAAGATCATTTTAGTGATCAGTTTTACACATACATGAGTCACTGTAAAGACAGAAGAAAATTACACGAAAACACGGCAGAGAATTTAGAGAAAGAAACGGCTAGTTATACAGCCAAACAGGCAATGGAAACTTTAAAAACACATTTCGTTGAAACGGACGAATTTGAGCCATCTTCTTCTTCGATGAAGTCTCTCTGTTTACATGCAACAGGCCCCACTACTCCGAACCAAACGAACGGAAGTCTAATTGTAGAATGGGATACCTCAGAAACCAACCAAGATCCACTTAGAGTGTTTTATACAGGGACTTCTACTCCTTGTTTAAGTTTGTTTAAACCCTTCTTTTTTGGGACAAAAAATTTCCTGGATTCTTCTAGTCTATTATCAAAGCAAGCCTATTCAGAAACCTTATGGTGGTTACACGAATCAATTGCGAGAAAATCAAATTTTGATTACCAAGCAGTTCGTTCTATATTAGTTCCTGCATTGATTGGGTTACAAGAATCGGTTTTTAATATCTCAAAAGAATTCCTATCTCCTCAGAAAAAGGAAGAAGTCCAATGGCGTTTTCTAAAAGACCATGTCAATATACTCAAGAAAGTAGATGAAGAATTGATACATTCTAAGATTGGAAGGAGTCGGTGGCAAAATCCACTCTTTCAAATTTACTGGTCAGGACAAAATCGGAAACTAGGAATTCCTTTCCGCTAA
- a CDS encoding cation-translocating P-type ATPase produces the protein MPSIPKQISEYILMGLTQEQVRKNRTKYGANEISSSKKKGIFQMLLGVVMEPMILLLISISIVYLLLGDRGEALLLLFSVVGIITITFYQEKKTETAISALRSLASPRTNVIRDQQIIRIEGKDVVYDDLLILNEGDRVPADSELVSDRMFSCDESLLTGESVPVTKSQSNPVFCGSLVVSGEGVCRVKAVGNHTEIGKIGRKIADEAIGRTLLEVEVARLVRNLFIVAASLCVILALYFGIVKSQWLQGLLSGLTLAIGLMPEELPLVMTIFFALGAFRLSTKNVLVRRSSIIETLGAATVLCSDKTGTITQNKMKIGIVVTESETVELNPNSNLSKETKNLLHIAYCASKHPSFDPMDIAISDCLVLFHEREDSALLSVQDFPLTPDHLTMVRVLKEGETYVSYAKGSPEAIFDLCKFNSSELDFWTTKTNELANKGFRVLGVAKSKSPLNEIPEERNHIDYLFYGLLAFLDPIREIVPLAVKTAYDSGIRVIMITGDYPETAKNIASQIGLKQSDLVYTGKEFSNLSEEEMQKVIRKCNVFSRVSPEDKWRIVRMLKADGEIVAMTGDGVNDAPALRTANIGVAMGERGTDVAREAADIVLLDDSFSSILESVRIGRQIFDNLKKALGYLIGVHIPIVGITFFPIIFDWPIIVLSAIHIVFMEMVIDPTCTIVFERESAESDLMKRKPRKTKEPLLDRELFINSLIQGAFSLLSVVSSYWITELFLKGTSSPKVVSTATFVTLVFSNLFLILANRSLHESMWSRMRMPNPIIRYVFAGTIGVLVLSMYLPGMNTMFRFVPLNFLQFSSAILVAFVGVILYDMTKVLVSKLLRG, from the coding sequence ATGCCTTCGATTCCAAAACAAATTTCAGAATACATCCTCATGGGGTTAACCCAGGAACAAGTCAGAAAAAACCGTACGAAGTACGGTGCCAATGAAATCAGCTCCTCCAAAAAAAAAGGAATCTTTCAGATGTTATTGGGAGTGGTAATGGAGCCGATGATTTTGCTTCTCATTTCCATAAGTATTGTCTATTTGCTTTTGGGCGATCGGGGAGAGGCATTGTTGTTATTGTTCTCTGTTGTGGGGATCATAACGATCACTTTTTACCAAGAGAAAAAGACAGAAACGGCAATCTCAGCTTTACGTTCCTTAGCGAGTCCGAGGACTAATGTCATCCGAGACCAACAAATCATTCGCATCGAAGGAAAAGATGTAGTCTATGATGATTTGTTGATTTTGAACGAAGGGGATAGGGTCCCTGCTGACTCTGAACTTGTATCCGATCGAATGTTTTCCTGTGATGAATCTCTCCTTACTGGAGAATCAGTACCAGTTACCAAATCACAATCAAATCCAGTCTTCTGCGGTTCGTTAGTTGTTAGTGGGGAAGGGGTTTGCCGTGTGAAGGCAGTGGGGAATCATACCGAGATCGGTAAGATTGGGCGAAAAATTGCTGATGAGGCCATTGGCAGAACTTTACTTGAGGTAGAGGTCGCACGTCTAGTTCGTAACCTTTTTATCGTTGCAGCCTCATTGTGTGTGATTCTTGCTCTCTACTTCGGGATTGTCAAAAGCCAATGGTTACAAGGATTACTTTCTGGACTGACACTTGCCATTGGACTCATGCCAGAAGAACTTCCTTTGGTAATGACCATATTCTTTGCGTTAGGTGCATTTCGTTTGAGCACTAAAAATGTTTTGGTAAGGCGTTCTTCCATCATTGAAACTTTAGGAGCAGCTACAGTTCTTTGTTCCGATAAAACGGGGACGATTACTCAGAATAAAATGAAAATTGGGATAGTTGTCACAGAATCGGAAACTGTCGAATTGAATCCCAATTCAAATCTGTCAAAGGAAACAAAAAATTTACTCCATATTGCTTACTGTGCTTCCAAACATCCTAGTTTCGATCCAATGGACATTGCAATCTCCGATTGTTTGGTTTTATTCCATGAAAGAGAGGATTCCGCTTTATTATCAGTCCAAGATTTTCCATTAACACCAGACCATTTAACAATGGTTCGTGTTTTGAAAGAGGGTGAAACGTACGTTAGTTATGCAAAAGGATCTCCCGAAGCAATTTTTGATTTGTGTAAATTTAATTCTTCTGAATTGGATTTTTGGACAACTAAAACCAATGAATTGGCAAATAAAGGTTTTCGAGTTCTTGGTGTTGCTAAATCCAAGTCTCCTTTGAATGAGATTCCCGAGGAAAGAAATCATATCGATTATTTGTTTTATGGTCTATTGGCATTTTTAGATCCGATTCGAGAAATAGTTCCTTTAGCTGTCAAAACTGCTTATGATTCTGGGATTCGGGTCATAATGATCACGGGTGATTATCCAGAAACGGCAAAGAACATTGCAAGTCAAATTGGGTTGAAGCAATCCGACTTGGTATATACGGGAAAAGAATTTTCGAATTTGAGTGAAGAGGAGATGCAAAAAGTCATACGCAAGTGTAATGTTTTTTCAAGAGTGAGTCCTGAAGACAAATGGCGCATTGTGCGGATGTTAAAAGCCGATGGTGAGATTGTTGCCATGACTGGAGATGGAGTGAATGACGCACCTGCACTACGTACTGCAAACATTGGTGTGGCTATGGGTGAGAGGGGAACGGATGTAGCACGTGAGGCTGCCGATATCGTGTTGTTAGATGATTCTTTTTCTTCCATATTGGAATCTGTTCGAATAGGAAGACAAATTTTTGATAACTTAAAAAAAGCTTTGGGTTATCTCATTGGCGTTCATATCCCGATAGTAGGTATTACTTTTTTTCCAATTATTTTCGATTGGCCGATCATAGTACTATCGGCAATCCATATTGTATTTATGGAAATGGTAATCGACCCGACTTGTACAATCGTTTTTGAAAGGGAATCAGCTGAATCTGATTTGATGAAAAGAAAACCGAGGAAAACCAAAGAACCTTTGTTAGATCGTGAATTGTTCATCAACTCACTCATTCAGGGGGCATTTTCCCTGTTATCGGTTGTGTCTTCCTATTGGATTACTGAATTGTTCCTAAAGGGAACTTCTTCGCCCAAGGTGGTGAGTACGGCGACTTTTGTTACATTAGTATTTTCTAATTTATTTTTAATCCTAGCTAACAGGTCGTTGCATGAGTCTATGTGGAGCCGGATGCGAATGCCCAATCCAATCATTCGTTATGTCTTTGCTGGAACTATCGGTGTACTAGTTTTATCTATGTATTTGCCCGGAATGAATACAATGTTCCGGTTTGTCCCACTTAATTTTCTGCAGTTTTCATCAGCGATACTGGTTGCATTTGTGGGGGTAATACTCTACGATATGACAAAAGTTTTAGTTTCCAAATTACTTCGTGGCTGA
- a CDS encoding patatin-like phospholipase family protein gives MIELFFPKKYSALCLKSAFFGFFAHTGFVRGLQEIGFKPAVVTGSSSGAMIGALYATGREMVDFESLVLGLRKKDFWEGNSLTMLGRLLRKGLNGYSGVLTGKATRDILYPYLGNKKFSDLPIKLGIAVSNLSKNKRELITEGNVLDAVMASIAFPFLYEVQEFQGEEFLDGGIGDGEPIKELILDPSIDRIVIHQINNHRPLSRNTMKRALDASVQIIESESEDLKSLLAKEKGKKLIRLETNTPYLSPNDFSKGKFALAEGRGTAYRHKAEILGDLELPVFGFFNQ, from the coding sequence ATGATAGAACTCTTCTTCCCTAAAAAGTATTCTGCCCTCTGTTTAAAATCTGCGTTTTTTGGTTTTTTTGCCCATACGGGTTTTGTCCGCGGGTTACAGGAAATTGGCTTTAAACCCGCAGTGGTCACAGGTTCCAGCTCTGGTGCTATGATCGGTGCTTTGTATGCAACGGGAAGAGAGATGGTCGACTTTGAATCTCTTGTTTTGGGATTGCGAAAAAAAGATTTTTGGGAAGGAAATTCCCTGACTATGCTTGGCCGGTTGCTGCGAAAAGGCTTAAACGGCTACAGCGGAGTTTTGACTGGCAAAGCCACGCGTGACATTTTATATCCATATCTTGGGAATAAAAAGTTTTCTGACTTACCTATTAAACTAGGAATAGCTGTATCCAATCTTTCCAAAAACAAACGAGAACTCATAACAGAAGGAAACGTACTCGATGCAGTAATGGCATCCATTGCCTTTCCTTTTTTGTATGAAGTCCAAGAATTTCAAGGAGAAGAGTTTTTGGATGGTGGCATCGGTGATGGTGAACCCATCAAAGAATTAATTTTAGATCCAAGTATCGACCGCATTGTAATCCACCAAATCAACAATCACAGACCATTAAGTCGAAATACCATGAAGCGAGCGTTAGATGCTTCTGTCCAAATTATTGAATCTGAATCCGAGGACTTAAAATCTTTATTGGCAAAAGAAAAAGGGAAAAAACTCATTCGATTAGAAACAAACACTCCTTATTTATCTCCTAATGATTTTTCTAAGGGTAAATTTGCGCTTGCCGAAGGTAGAGGAACTGCCTACCGACACAAGGCTGAGATTTTGGGAGATTTAGAATTACCTGTATTTGGTTTTTTTAATCAATAA
- a CDS encoding hybrid sensor histidine kinase/response regulator, whose product MDIQKKLNVLIVEDSLASYKAIVSVLQNFGFSIFAERAEWKAEFEQRIKDETWDIIISDFYLPDFDGRYVISRVKEINPDLPVILVTEFLPEEAASEFLNLGAAEFLPKSSIIKLPFVVNRELEAYRLKISQKKAWDMLVHGEELLTRSQKISHLGHFEVIFPEKNTLWSLELYRILGFDFGEIPLMEKVWSLLDPTEHEHIKIVWEDLLKDNHSKEMIVTLNTKVGKKKANLWLEAERFEESRFRIFGTIHDISDLSELEHSIQLNEQLFKGIFNNSSQAIFLLDLQGHVIRMNRTAVLSFERDETDVQGLELIRSIFSNSDQESIKKLTYGMKLALKNQSFEVFVSYSLLDGREKYFDCDFYSLTDSSGKILYIVLEAKDITEKIVLERAYAQSQKLEALGTFAGGIAHDFNNLLTPMLAYVSYLNSEWSKTETNEAIQKSLPAIEGISKSLDRAKNLIQQILTYSKIDNSISKQLDLREHLLQVLQEVRTVSSNQITLFTDLGNEPAYVNADPIQIFQILSNLYENAVFALQESPNPKITISLSKILYEKSELLHVGFMKNTEYWKLGFADNGSGILPEIIEKIFDPFFTTKGGKGTGLGLPIIYGIMVKMGGTILVNSSVDKGTEFDLYFPAWKTML is encoded by the coding sequence ATGGACATTCAAAAGAAACTCAATGTTTTGATCGTAGAAGATTCTCTTGCTTCTTACAAAGCAATTGTGTCGGTCCTTCAAAACTTTGGTTTTTCTATTTTTGCCGAAAGGGCCGAGTGGAAAGCAGAATTTGAACAACGAATCAAAGATGAAACTTGGGATATCATCATTTCTGACTTTTACCTGCCTGATTTTGATGGCCGTTATGTCATCTCTAGAGTCAAAGAAATCAATCCAGATTTACCTGTGATTTTAGTGACAGAATTTCTTCCAGAGGAAGCCGCTTCTGAATTTCTCAATTTGGGTGCAGCAGAATTTTTGCCAAAGTCTTCTATCATTAAACTTCCGTTTGTTGTAAATCGTGAGTTAGAAGCTTACAGATTGAAAATTTCCCAAAAAAAAGCTTGGGACATGTTGGTTCATGGAGAAGAATTATTAACTCGTTCTCAAAAGATTTCTCATCTTGGTCATTTCGAAGTTATTTTTCCAGAAAAGAATACCTTATGGTCATTAGAGTTGTACCGAATTCTGGGTTTTGATTTCGGTGAAATTCCGCTTATGGAAAAGGTATGGTCACTCCTCGACCCAACTGAACATGAGCATATCAAAATAGTATGGGAAGACCTTTTAAAAGATAATCATTCTAAAGAAATGATTGTTACTTTGAATACTAAAGTGGGAAAGAAAAAAGCAAATCTTTGGTTGGAAGCCGAAAGGTTCGAAGAATCGAGGTTTCGTATTTTTGGAACCATTCACGATATATCTGATCTTTCGGAATTAGAACATTCTATTCAACTCAACGAACAGTTGTTTAAAGGTATTTTTAATAATTCGTCACAAGCAATCTTTCTTTTGGACTTACAGGGTCACGTGATTCGTATGAATCGCACTGCTGTATTGTCTTTTGAACGAGACGAAACAGATGTCCAAGGATTGGAATTGATACGATCTATTTTTTCAAACTCGGATCAAGAATCGATCAAAAAATTAACCTATGGAATGAAACTTGCCTTAAAGAATCAGAGTTTTGAGGTATTTGTAAGTTATAGTTTGTTAGATGGACGAGAAAAATATTTTGATTGCGATTTCTATTCGCTTACCGATTCTTCTGGAAAAATTTTATACATTGTACTCGAAGCAAAGGACATCACTGAAAAAATTGTCCTAGAAAGAGCTTATGCCCAATCACAAAAATTGGAAGCTTTAGGGACCTTTGCTGGTGGGATTGCTCATGACTTTAACAATCTTCTTACGCCAATGTTGGCCTATGTTTCTTATTTAAATTCTGAATGGTCTAAAACTGAAACAAACGAAGCAATCCAAAAGTCTTTACCGGCCATTGAAGGAATTTCGAAATCGTTAGACAGGGCAAAAAATTTAATTCAACAAATATTAACTTATTCTAAAATTGATAATTCCATTTCCAAACAATTGGATCTTCGTGAACATCTTTTGCAGGTTTTACAAGAGGTGCGAACAGTATCTTCCAATCAAATCACGTTGTTTACAGATTTGGGGAATGAGCCTGCCTACGTGAATGCAGATCCAATTCAAATTTTCCAAATTCTTTCTAATCTTTATGAAAATGCCGTCTTTGCGCTGCAAGAAAGCCCGAATCCAAAAATTACAATCTCTCTCTCTAAAATCTTATATGAAAAGTCTGAGTTACTTCATGTGGGATTTATGAAAAACACTGAGTATTGGAAGTTGGGATTTGCTGATAATGGTTCGGGTATATTGCCGGAAATTATAGAAAAAATTTTTGATCCATTCTTTACTACCAAAGGTGGTAAAGGAACCGGGCTTGGGTTGCCCATCATTTATGGAATTATGGTGAAGATGGGAGGAACTATACTTGTTAATTCTAGTGTCGATAAAGGAACAGAATTCGATTTATATTTCCCAGCTTGGAAGACAATGCTTTAA